One window of Uloborus diversus isolate 005 chromosome 3, Udiv.v.3.1, whole genome shotgun sequence genomic DNA carries:
- the LOC129218694 gene encoding amine sulfotransferase-like has translation MCENIKGETKTDEQPKEYPLMYVRGFAFPGLFQPDDIEKVLDFKPRDTDIFVVTYPKCGTTWSQFIVWEILNKGAIPPSPNAMMFKHFPFLEVTGVDDLENHPPPRPLKTHLPYNLQPYNSSAKYIYITRNPYDCCVSYFYHLQMDNWNPKLSFSEHVEAFTSGKIPFGDFFDHVLSWYKHRNEPNILFLTYEGMKRNKKETILKIAKFLGENYYKDLQDEKVMENCLKYSDFQYMKELGMFFPDLPEKDRSLELDREKMKAMLKGLALPDKRIGNTENFKEQNFFRKGEIGDWKNHFSREDIKKFNEYVIRKLKNTDMENYWLLADEETSF, from the exons atgtgtgaaaatattaaag gCGAAACGAAGACAGATGAGCAGCCTAAAGAATATCCCTTGATGTACGTTCGAGGGTTTGCATTTCCAGGACTGTTCCAGCCTGATGACAttgagaaggttttagattttaaACCCCGAGATACAGACATATTCGTTGTCACTTATCCAAAATGTGGAACAACTTGGAGTCAATTTATTGTGTGGGAGATTTTAAATAAAGGAGCCATACCACCAAGTCCAAATGCAATGATGTTTAAACATTTTCCCTTCTTAGAAGTGACTGGTGTTGATGACTTAGAAAACCATCCTCCTCCAAGACCTTTGAAAACACATTTACCTTACAATCTTCAGCCATACAATTCttcagcaaaatatatttatatcacCAGAAATCCGTATGATTGCTGCGTATCTTATTTCTATCACCTCCAAATGGATAACTGGAATCCCAAACTTAGTTTCAGTGAACATGTTGAAGCTTTTACCTCAGGAAAGATACCATTTGGCGACTTCTTTGATCACGTGTTATCGTGGTACAAACATAGAAATgagccaaatattttatttcttacttatgAGGGTATgaagagaaataaaaaagaaacgattctaaaaattgccaaatttctGGGTGAAAATTATTACAAAGATCTGCAAGATGAAAAAGTAATGGAAAATTGCCTAAAATATTCGGATTTTCAATACATGAAAGAATTAGGCATGTTTTTCCCTGATCTTCCTGAAAAGGATAGATCACTCGAACTGGatagagaaaaaatgaaagcTATGTTGAAAGGGTTAGCTCTTCCAGACAAAAGGATAGGTAATACGGAAAATTTTAAGGAGCAGAACTTTTTTAGAAAAGGTGAAATCGGAGATTGGAAAAATCACTTTTCACGCGAAGACATCAAAAAGTTTAATGAATATGTGattaggaaattaaaaaatactgatatGGAAAATTATTGGCTTCTTGCAGATGAAGAAACGTCATTTTAA